From the Panthera leo isolate Ple1 chromosome C1, P.leo_Ple1_pat1.1, whole genome shotgun sequence genome, one window contains:
- the COPS9 gene encoding COP9 signalosome complex subunit 9 has protein sequence MKPAVDEMFPEGAGPYVDLDEAGGSTGLLMDLAANEKAVHADFFNDFEDLFDDDDIQ, from the exons ATGAAGCCGGCGGTGGACGAGATGTTCCCCGAGGGCGCCGGGCCCTACGTGGACCTGGACGAG GCCGGAGGCAGCACCGGGCTCCTGATGGATTTGGCAGCCAATGAAAAGGCAGTTCATGCCGACTTTTTTAACG ATTTTGAAGATCTCTTTGATGACGATGATATCCAGTGA
- the OTOS gene encoding otospiralin has protein sequence MKACLVQGVALCLLLGPLAGAKPVLEEGDPYAEPPAMPYWPFSTSDFWNYVQYFQTLGAYPQLEDLARTFFAHFPLGTTLGFHVPYQQD, from the exons ATGAAGGCCTGCTTGGTGCAAGGGGTGGccctctgcctcctgctgggACCTCTGGCGG gAGCCAAGCCAGTGCTGGAGGAGGGAG ACCCCTATGCTGAGCCACCGGCCATGCCCTACTGGCCTTTCTCCACCTCTGACTTCTGGAACTATGTGCAGTACTTCCAGACCCTGGGAGCCTACCCCCAGTTGGAGGACCTGGCCCGCACCTTCTTCGCTCACTTCCCCCTGGGGACCACCCTGGGGTTCCACGTCCCCTATCAGCAGGACTGA